The following nucleotide sequence is from Caldicellulosiruptor saccharolyticus DSM 8903.
GTCTGTACTGGACGTTGTTGGGTCACACCCATGGTCAGCTGTAATTATAAGAATATCTTCTTTTTCAAGCTTTTCAATAATCTCAGGAAGTCTTTCATCAAACTCAAGCAAGGCCTTAGCATACCCTATTGGGTCATTTCTATGCCCATAAAGCATGTCATAGTCTACAAGGTTAGTAAATATAAGCCCATCTTTTACCTCATCCATTGCTTGTAACGTCTTATTAATTCCATCCATATTCCCCTCTGTGTGAATGCTCATACTCAAGCCTCTTTTTGCAAATATGTCCTCAATCTTGCCAATACCTACAACTTCAAGTCCTGCTTCTTTTACATTATCAAGTAGTGTCTCATAAGGTGGCTCAACTGCAAAGTCTTTTCTGTTATAAGTTCTGACAAAACTGTTTCTGCCTTTTCCAATAAAAGGTCTTGCAATAACCCTTGCAACAAGCCATTTACCAACCAACATTTTTCTTGCTATCTCGCATATTCTATAAAGCTCATCAAGAGGAATGACATCTTCATGAGCAGCAATCTGAAATACAGAATCTGCCGAGGTATACACAATAGGGTAGCCAGTTTTCATATGCTGTTCTCCAAGCTCTTTTATTATTTCAGTACCAGATGCCACTTTATTTCCCAGCACTTTTCTGCCAATTTGTCTTTCAAACTCTTCAATAAGTTCTTCTGGAAACCCATTAGGAAAAGTTTTAAAGGGTTCTTCCAACACAACCCCTGCTATTTCCCAATGCCCTGTAATTGTATCTTTACCTTTTGATTTTTCCTTGCTTTTGCCAAAAGCGCCAATTGGATTTGGATTCGGGGGTGTGCCTTTTATGTCTGTGATATTTCCTATTCCAAGCTTATACATATTTTTGAGCTCTATGCCACCAACAGCATAAGAAGTATTTGACAAAGTGTTGCTGCCTTCATCACCATACAGTTTAGCATCTTCAAGTTGGCCTACCCCTACACTATCAAGCACAATCAAAACCACTTTCATCTTTGGATAATCTCCTTCCCAAAAATTAATTCGATTAGTCCTCTGAAACAATTGCAACACCAGAACTTGTACCAATCCTGCTTGCACCTGCTTCTATCATTTCAAGTGCATCTTCATAGGTTCTAATACCGCCTGAAGCTTTTATCTTTATTTTGTCACCAACAACTTTTCTCATCAAAAGTATATCCTCATACTTGGCACCACTTTTGGAAAAGCCTGTTGAAGTCTTTACAAAATCAGCTCCTGCATCCATCACTATTTTACATGCTTCTATTTTCTGTTGGTCACTTAGCTCAGATGTTTCAATAATCACTTTTACAATCTTATTTTTATACCCCCTTGCAATATCAACAATGTTTTTTATCTCTTCGTATACATAGTCTACATTTCCTTCTAACAAAGCTCCAATATTTATAACCATGTCTATCTCATCTGCTCCATCTTCAAATGCTTCTTTTGCTTCAAATATCTTGGTTTTCATGGAAGTTGCACCAAGTGGAAAACCTACCACAGTTGCAACTTTAACCGGTGAGTCTTTTAAATACTCCTTGCAAACCTTTACATAGTATGGATTGACACAAACTGAGGCAAAAGAATATTTGAGCGCTTCATCACAAAGCTTTTTTATGTCTGCATGAGTAGCATTTGATTTTAAAAAGGTATGATCAATAAACTTTGCTATTTCTTTTTTTGTCATTTCTAACCACTCCTTATAAAATCTTACATTTCATATATACCATCTTTTGTTATTTTAGCAAATATGACCTTTCTCTTCTCTACATATTCTCGTGAGAACGTAAAGGCATCTTCCACATCTGATATGACCTCATTTAGTTTTCTTTCATCGTTTGCATAAATCCGCGCATAAGGCTTGCCTTTTTCAATCTTGCTACCTATCTTGCCAAACAGCTCAATTCCAACTGAGTAGTCTATGACGTCTTCTTTTTTCTGTCTACCGCTGCCAAGTTTTAAAGCAGCTATTCCAAGTTTTAACGCATCAATATCCTTTATATATAAGTCTTCTTCGCATTTCAGTTCATAAACATATTTTGCCTGGGGTAGCAGTGAATAATCATTAACAACTTCAGGATTTCCACCTTGGTTTTGAATTATCTCTTCAAATTTTTTGAGTGCCCAGCCTTTTTCAATGCTTTCAATAAGTCTTTCTTTTGCTCTTTCTCTATCTTTCTCAACACCCGATAAAATCATCATCTCTGTTGCAAATTCAATGCAAAGGTTTCTCAAATCCTCATGTCCTCTTCCTTTTAATACTTCTATTGCTTCAATAACCTCTAAGGAATTCCCTATCATCAGTCCAAGCGGCTGATTCATATCAGTCACATATGCCACTGTTCCCCTGCCAGCCAAATTGCCAATTTCAACCATAGTTTTGGCAAGTTCTTTTGCATCTTCGTAGCTTTTCATAAAAGCACCTTTTCCAAATTTGACATCAAGAATTATTTTATCAGCCCCTGCTGCTATCTTTTTGCTCATAATAGAGGATGCAATGAGTGGAATTGACTCAACTGTTGCTGTAACATCTCTCAGAGCGTAAATCTTTTTGTCAGCAGGAACAAGGTCCTTCGACTGTCCAACAATTGCCGCTCCAACTCTGTTGACAGCTTCAATAAATTCATCTTTAGAAAGTTCTGTTCTAAACCCAGGGATTGATTCTAACTTGTCAATTGTGCCACCTGTGTGTGAAAGTCCTCTACCTGACATTTTAGCAACCTTTACTCCAACTGATGCTGCAAGAGGTATTAGTACAAGAGTTGTTGTGTCAGCTATCCCACCGCTTGAATGTTTGTCAACCTTTATCCCCTCTATTTTACTCAGGTCTACCATCTCACCTGACTGAGCCATCAGCATTGTAAAAGTAGTCAGCTCTTCTTTTGACATTCCTCGAAAATAAACTGCCATCAAAAATGCTGCCATTTGATAATCAGGAATTTCATCATTAATATACCCATTTATTAGAAACTCTAATTCATCCTTGTTAAGCTCAAACCCATCTCTCTTTTTGCGTATAATTTCAGTTATCAACATAAAAATCTCACCTTCTTATTCATCTTTAAAGATTTATTTTGTAAACAATTTTAAGAGCTGCTCTATAGCAAAAGCACCTAAGAAAATCCCAAAAATACCCGCAATACCTGCCAGAGCATTTGGTGCAGGAATAGGTAGCTTGAGAATCTTAAATATTGCTCCAACTATAAAACCTGTGAGAAGCGAAAGAAGTATTGCCTTCAACCTTTGTCTTCCCTCCTGAAAATCATTTTGTTCGATAATTTATAAATCAAAGCCATAGGGTAAAAGCTCTTTTGCATAAGTTTCAATGATTTTAGTCATATCATAGTTTGAAAGATATATTGTAGCATCTTTTGCAAGCTCAAGCATAACCTGCCTACACGCACCACATGGCGAAATGGGTTCATTTTGAGGGCCGATTACAAAAATAGTCTTAATATCTTTGTGGCCCTCTGAAATTGCTTTGAAAAGAGCAACTCTTTCAGCACAGATTGTCAGAGAATAGGAGGCATTTTCAATATTACAGCCTAAATACATTTTTCCACTTTGTGTTAAAACCGCCGCCCCAACTTTAAAGTTTGAATAGGGTGCATAGGCCCTACTTTGCTGTTCTTTTGCTAAATTCAAAATACTCTTTAACGTATTATCAATCTCGGTTAAGTATTTCATCTTTTTATACCCTCTTTCTTACAATGTAGAATCTAAACTTTTTGGGTGAAAAGAAATTTGAAGAATATAATATAGGAGTATCACTTTGGTCAAAATGTATTTGGTCAAGCAAAAGTACAACATCGTTTTTTTCAAGCTCCAACTTTTTATATATCCCATTTTTTTCAGCAAGCATTGGAATTATATCAGAGACTGCATATGCAATATATATTCCCAAATTATCATTTAAATAGTCAAAAAGTGACTCTCCCTTAAATTCAAATTTCTCACCAAAAAGCTTAGCAGGAAGTCTATCTATGCAGTATACAACTGGTATGTTGTCGGCAAGTCTTACACGTTCAATTTTTATAATCTCTTCATTTTGATCAATTTTCAACATATGTGCTTCTTTTGCATTTGGGTAAGTACGTGTAATAATTACATCTTTTGTATGTGGTTGATACCCTTGCTTTTCCATAAGTTTTGTTATGCTTTGTAGTTCTTCCATACCTGTTTGTAAAATTGGTCTTGATGCAACAAAAGTGCCTATTCCATGTTTTCTAATAACATATCCTTCCTCCTCTAATATCCTCATTGCCTCTCGTAAAGTAGCTCGACTGACTCCGAAAAATTTCGCAAGTTCCACCTCAGACGGAAGCTTATCTCCCTCTTTGAATTTTTCTTCGATAAGGTGCTTTAACTTTCGCAACACCAATTCATACCTGGGTGGATAAACAACGCTCTCTGCACTCTCCACAGTCCACCCACTCCTTTCCCTTATTTTTTAGGTCTGTAAGGTATACCGTCAGCTGCCGGGGCAACGCTTTTGCCACCTATCCCAATCAATGCCAAGATTGTAACCACATAAGGTAACATCATAATAATGTTTTTTGAAATTGATGATTCTTGCAATGTATAGCTCAAGGCTGTTGCAAAACCAAACAAAAGTGATGCTAAGAATGATCCAACCGGTGTCCATTTACCAAAAATCATAGCAGCTAAAGCTATATAACCTCTTCCTGACGACATCTCAGGTGAAAAACTGTTCAAAACCCCAATTGAAAGATATGCCCCACCAAGGGCTGAAAATGCTCCACCAAGAATTACACCAAGATACTTCATTTTTACAACATCTATACCAGCTGTTTCAGCAGCTTCTGGATTTTCACCAACAGCTCTTAGTCTCAGCCCAACAGTTGTCTTGAACAAAAACCACTGGCTAAGTATTATCAAAACAAACATAATATAAACCATCACATTTTGACCACTTAGAACTTGGCCAATTATAGGAATCTTATCTATAATAGGTATCTTAACATCAGGGAGTTTTGGTGTATCAAATGGTGTTCCTTCAGGACCATATATTGCATTGAAAAGATAAGCAGTGATGCCAGATGCAAATATGTTAAAAGCCATACCAAGGACTATTTGGTTTGCGTACATCTTTGCAGCCGCCCATGCAAATATATATGCAACCAAAATACCTGAGATTACTCCAGCTAAAAGCCCAAGCCATGCATTGTGAAAATATGCTGAAAATGCAACAGAAACAAATGCAGAAATTAGCATTATTCCTTCCATAGAAATATTAACAACACCAGCTCGTTCAGAAAAAGTTCCGCCAATTGCCGGAAGTGCAAGTGGTACTGCCATTGCAATAGTTGACGCCCACAAATATGGATTTGTAAAAATACTGAGTAAATTCATTTTACTCTTGACCTCCTACCGGTTCCAACTTTGATTTTCTGGTTTTAATCTTTTCCATAATAACCCTGTAAAGTTCTTCAATTGCAATAAAGAAGATTATGAGCCCTACAACAACATCAGCAAGCTGGCCAGAAATATTTGTTTGCATCTGCATCTCCTGCGCGCCTGTTGAAAGTCCTGCCAAGAAAAGTGCTGCTATCACAACACCAATTGGGTTGTTATTTGCAAGAAGCGCAACAACTATAGCAGTATAACCATATCCTGATGTAAAGCTATCATATAGTCTGTGCTGCACACCCATTATCTGAACAGCTCCTGCAAGACCTGCAAATGCACCTGAAAGTCCCATAGCTAAAACAAGTTTTCTCGCAACATTTATACCTGCATATCTCGCAGCTTTCATATTAAAACCTACTGCTCTGAGTTCATAACCTATTGTGGTTTTGTACATGAGAACATAAACCACCACAACTGCTAAAATTGCAATAAAAAGTCCACTTGACAGCTGTGTATTTGGCACTAAAATACTTAGCCTTGCACTGTCTTGAATTAGCGGCGATTGAGGTATTGTCCCCTTGTCCATCATCGGCCCGCCTTCTAATAGATAGTGGCTAAAATAGATAGCAATGTAGCTCATCATCATAGTTGTAATAACCTCATGAGCACCAGTGTAAACCTTTGCCAACCCCGGAACAAGTCCACCCCACAGTGCACCTGCTATCATAGCACAGACAATTATAAAAGGAATGTGCAGATACCATGGAAGACCTTTTATCTGGTACCCAAGATAAGTTGCAACAATTGCACCTATCCAAAACTGTCCTTCAGCACCAATATTAAAAAGCCCCGACGAAAATGCTATTGCAACCCCAAGGCCTGTTATTATTAGTGGTATTGCATTTGTCAACGTTGTTGCAAAGTTCATTAGATTTCCGTATGCTCCGGTAAAAAGTGCTATGTACGCATAAATGGGATTTTGTTTTGCTGTGATTAATATCACAATCCCGCCTACAATCATTGATATAAAAATAGCCAAGTTGTTGAATAAATAATTATACCATTAATGTTACTATATAGAACTATAAATTATTCCACGTGTATTTAAAAGAAAATTTACAGTTTTCAATTTTTTGAATATAGACCTCTATCAAATAAGTAATCATAATCCAGTCTACATGCTTCTTATATGTTCTAAAACCTCTTAACCTTACTTGTTCTAAATTGTATTCTCCTTTTAACTTACCAAATAATCTTTCTATTTTTGTCCTCTGCTTATATAACTTTTGTCCTTCTTCGCTTCTTAAAAATTCCATATTTTTTATCCTCAAAATATTTTTTACATTACTGAAATCCTTACTATTTCTCTTATTTACCGCCGCTACAAACTTCATCCCAAGTCTATCTGACACCTCAAACCATTTCGCACAATCATAACCTGCATCTGCCAATATCACTTCAGGTCCAAATATCTTAGCTTCATACAAAAGTTCTACTACTTTACTGTCATGGATATTTGCACATGTCAACCACCATACTATAGGTATAACCTCGCTTTCAACTGTTGCTAACACATGTAATTTATACCCATTGTAAAAACCTAAACTAACACATACTCCTACTTCTGCCTCTTTGTCACCCCTCGAGCTTCTCAAAGGTGTAGAATCTATAGCACAAACTTTTGTCTGCGGATCTATTTCTCTCACTAAAATTCTTGCTATCCCTTCTATATATTCTTCTTCAATTACTTTTGCCCATTTCGAAAAATATGTATGATCGGGGCTCTTTTCTATCCCTATAGCCTTTTTAAATTCTTCATCTTCATTTATCTTGTATTCTAATTCCCTGAAACTGTTTATCTTGTTTTTGACTTTGTAAACAAAACAAGCTATTATATGGCTTAGCTTAAATTTCTTCGGTCTTCCTCTCCTGCTACTTTTTATCTTTAATCCCAAGGCTTTTATTACTTTCTCAATTGTCATAAGTATCTTTAAAAATTTTTGTTTTTGTGTTTTAATAAAATTAGTCATTGCCATCCTCCTTAGTTACGTGTTTTTAGTCTTCTCTTGCTATAATTTTACCTTAAGGAGGATGGCTTTTTATATATATCTATTTATTGTCTTTTCTGTTAATCTGTTTTATTCAACAAGCTAATAAAAATAGCAATAAGTGGCATTAAAATACTCTGTAAAGCTTTTTTTACCATCACCATTTTAAGCCTCCTTCTTTTTCTTGCCTGTCATCAAAAGTCCTATATCTTCTTTTGTTGCAGTTTTGCTATCTAATATATCCATAATTCTTCCAGAGTACATCACAGCAATTCTGTCAGACAGGTTCAAAATCTCGTCAAGCTCCAAAGAAACAAGTAGTATTGCTTTGCCACTGTCTCGAAGTTCAATGAGCTTTCTGTGGATGTACTCAATCGCACCCACATCCATTCCTCTTGTTGGTTGAACAGCAATTAAAAGGTCTGGACTGCTTGAAAACTCTCTTGCCAAAATTACTTTTTGCTGATTGCCACCTGAAAGATTCTTTGCAAATAGTCTAAAATCTGGTGGACGCACATCAAATTCATGTATGAGTTTATCAGCTTCTGAGATTATTGCCTTATAATTTAAAAAACCTTTATTAGAATATGGCTTTTTATAGTACCTTTTGAGCACAATGTTTTCTGCCACTGTAAAGTTCAAAACAAGTCCATCCTGTTGCCTATCTGCTGGAATATAAGCAATTCCTTTTTCGTAACGTTTGCGTGTGGGAAGGTTTTGAATCTCCTGTCCATTAAAAATTATCTTTCCTGTCGAGGGAATAAGTCCAACGATAGCTTCTACAAGCTCATTTTGACCATTTCCATCAACGCCTGCTATGCCAAAAATCTCTCCTTTTCTTATTTCAAAACTTACATCTTTGACCTTTTCAATACCGCTTTTTAATTTAACTGAAAGGTTTTCAACCTTTAGTACAGTCTCACCTAACTGTGGCTCATTTTTTTCAACAACAAGTTTGACTTCTCTTCCAACCATCAAATTTGCAAGTTCCTGTTCGTTGGTTTCTTTTGTATTCAAGGTCTTTATTGTCTTTCCTCTTCTCATAACAGTAACCCTATCCGAAATTTCCATAACCTCATCAAGCTTATGGCTTATAAACAATATGGATATTCCCTGAGCTTTGAGGTTGTTTATAATTTTAAATAGCTCTCTTGTCTCTTGAGGTGTGAGCATTGCCGTTGGCTCATCAAGTATCAAAAGCCTTGCATCTTTGTAAAAAGCCTTTAATATCTCTACTCTTTGCTGCATACCTACACTTAAATCTCCAACTTTTGCTTTTGGGTCAATTTCTAAATTGTATTTCTTCGAAATTTCAAGAATTTTCTTCTCAGCTTCCTGAACATTAAACTTAAAACCTTTTGGTTCAAATCCCAAAACAATATTTTCAGCTACCGTAAATACAGGTATTAACATAAAATGCTGATGAACCATCCCTATTCCTTTTTCAATTGCTTCATGAGGGCCTTTGACCTCAAGTTTTTGCCCTTCAAAATATATCTCTCCAAAATCAGGTTCATAAAGCCCATAGATTATATTCATTAAAGTAGACTTTCCTGCCCCATTCTCACCAAGGATGGCATGTACTTCGCCTTTTTTAACATCTAAATTCACATTATCATTTGCAAGAATATTACCAAATCTTTTTGAAATACCTCTTACTTCTAAAATATATTCCATTTTCACGCCCCACCTGTCTTTACAATCTTTTTATTATTTCAATAATAACAGTTTTGAGTTTTTCTATATTTGCAGAAAACACTCTCAAAACCTCTTCATGTGAAACAGGTTTTATATTCGGGTCATCTTCCAAGCCAGCATCATAATCTGTCACAAGAGTTATATTTATATACTTTATTCCAAGCTCATTTGCTAATGCCACCTCAGGATACTGAGTCATTCCAATAACGTCAAATCCCATTTTGGAATACCATCTGCTCTCAGCTAAGGTAGAAAATCGTGGTCCTTGAATAACTACACATGTACCTCTTTTGTGAAATCTATATCCAAGTTCTTCTAAAACATTGATTGCAACTTCTCTCATCTGTTTATCATAAGGGTGTGCCATGGAGGTGTGCTTTACATTTCCAATATCCGAAAATGTATCCTCTCGTCCCCATGTTCTGTCAACAAACTGGTCAACAATTACAAAATCACCCGGCATAATCTCTTTTTTTAAGCTTCCACACGCTGTTGTTGAAATAATCTTATCAACACCAAGTTCTTTTAATGCATATATATTTGCCCTATATGGCACTTTATGAGGAGGGTAAATATGGGTTTTACCATGCCTCGGAATAAACGCAACTTCTTTACCTTCTACTTTTGAAATTGCTATTTTATCACTTGGTTTGCCATACGGGGTTTCAATCTCTATCTCTTTAACATTTTCTAAAAAAGAGTAAAATCCAGAACCGCCTATTATCCCTAT
It contains:
- a CDS encoding phosphopentomutase, which gives rise to MKVVLIVLDSVGVGQLEDAKLYGDEGSNTLSNTSYAVGGIELKNMYKLGIGNITDIKGTPPNPNPIGAFGKSKEKSKGKDTITGHWEIAGVVLEEPFKTFPNGFPEELIEEFERQIGRKVLGNKVASGTEIIKELGEQHMKTGYPIVYTSADSVFQIAAHEDVIPLDELYRICEIARKMLVGKWLVARVIARPFIGKGRNSFVRTYNRKDFAVEPPYETLLDNVKEAGLEVVGIGKIEDIFAKRGLSMSIHTEGNMDGINKTLQAMDEVKDGLIFTNLVDYDMLYGHRNDPIGYAKALLEFDERLPEIIEKLEKEDILIITADHGCDPTTSSTDHSREHVPILIYGQKIKKGYNLGVRESFSDIGQTVAEYLKVKTLRNGESFLKEILI
- the deoC gene encoding deoxyribose-phosphate aldolase, which encodes MTKKEIAKFIDHTFLKSNATHADIKKLCDEALKYSFASVCVNPYYVKVCKEYLKDSPVKVATVVGFPLGATSMKTKIFEAKEAFEDGADEIDMVINIGALLEGNVDYVYEEIKNIVDIARGYKNKIVKVIIETSELSDQQKIEACKIVMDAGADFVKTSTGFSKSGAKYEDILLMRKVVGDKIKIKASGGIRTYEDALEMIEAGASRIGTSSGVAIVSED
- a CDS encoding pyrimidine-nucleoside phosphorylase produces the protein MLITEIIRKKRDGFELNKDELEFLINGYINDEIPDYQMAAFLMAVYFRGMSKEELTTFTMLMAQSGEMVDLSKIEGIKVDKHSSGGIADTTTLVLIPLAASVGVKVAKMSGRGLSHTGGTIDKLESIPGFRTELSKDEFIEAVNRVGAAIVGQSKDLVPADKKIYALRDVTATVESIPLIASSIMSKKIAAGADKIILDVKFGKGAFMKSYEDAKELAKTMVEIGNLAGRGTVAYVTDMNQPLGLMIGNSLEVIEAIEVLKGRGHEDLRNLCIEFATEMMILSGVEKDRERAKERLIESIEKGWALKKFEEIIQNQGGNPEVVNDYSLLPQAKYVYELKCEEDLYIKDIDALKLGIAALKLGSGRQKKEDVIDYSVGIELFGKIGSKIEKGKPYARIYANDERKLNEVISDVEDAFTFSREYVEKRKVIFAKITKDGIYEM
- a CDS encoding XapX domain-containing protein; translation: MKAILLSLLTGFIVGAIFKILKLPIPAPNALAGIAGIFGIFLGAFAIEQLLKLFTK
- the cdd gene encoding cytidine deaminase, translating into MKYLTEIDNTLKSILNLAKEQQSRAYAPYSNFKVGAAVLTQSGKMYLGCNIENASYSLTICAERVALFKAISEGHKDIKTIFVIGPQNEPISPCGACRQVMLELAKDATIYLSNYDMTKIIETYAKELLPYGFDL
- a CDS encoding GntR family transcriptional regulator — translated: MESAESVVYPPRYELVLRKLKHLIEEKFKEGDKLPSEVELAKFFGVSRATLREAMRILEEEGYVIRKHGIGTFVASRPILQTGMEELQSITKLMEKQGYQPHTKDVIITRTYPNAKEAHMLKIDQNEEIIKIERVRLADNIPVVYCIDRLPAKLFGEKFEFKGESLFDYLNDNLGIYIAYAVSDIIPMLAEKNGIYKKLELEKNDVVLLLDQIHFDQSDTPILYSSNFFSPKKFRFYIVRKRV
- a CDS encoding ABC transporter permease; translation: MNLLSIFTNPYLWASTIAMAVPLALPAIGGTFSERAGVVNISMEGIMLISAFVSVAFSAYFHNAWLGLLAGVISGILVAYIFAWAAAKMYANQIVLGMAFNIFASGITAYLFNAIYGPEGTPFDTPKLPDVKIPIIDKIPIIGQVLSGQNVMVYIMFVLIILSQWFLFKTTVGLRLRAVGENPEAAETAGIDVVKMKYLGVILGGAFSALGGAYLSIGVLNSFSPEMSSGRGYIALAAMIFGKWTPVGSFLASLLFGFATALSYTLQESSISKNIIMMLPYVVTILALIGIGGKSVAPAADGIPYRPKK
- a CDS encoding ABC transporter permease; translated protein: MIVGGIVILITAKQNPIYAYIALFTGAYGNLMNFATTLTNAIPLIITGLGVAIAFSSGLFNIGAEGQFWIGAIVATYLGYQIKGLPWYLHIPFIIVCAMIAGALWGGLVPGLAKVYTGAHEVITTMMMSYIAIYFSHYLLEGGPMMDKGTIPQSPLIQDSARLSILVPNTQLSSGLFIAILAVVVVYVLMYKTTIGYELRAVGFNMKAARYAGINVARKLVLAMGLSGAFAGLAGAVQIMGVQHRLYDSFTSGYGYTAIVVALLANNNPIGVVIAALFLAGLSTGAQEMQMQTNISGQLADVVVGLIIFFIAIEELYRVIMEKIKTRKSKLEPVGGQE
- a CDS encoding ISNCY-like element ISCsa7 family transposase, translated to MTNFIKTQKQKFLKILMTIEKVIKALGLKIKSSRRGRPKKFKLSHIIACFVYKVKNKINSFRELEYKINEDEEFKKAIGIEKSPDHTYFSKWAKVIEEEYIEGIARILVREIDPQTKVCAIDSTPLRSSRGDKEAEVGVCVSLGFYNGYKLHVLATVESEVIPIVWWLTCANIHDSKVVELLYEAKIFGPEVILADAGYDCAKWFEVSDRLGMKFVAAVNKRNSKDFSNVKNILRIKNMEFLRSEEGQKLYKQRTKIERLFGKLKGEYNLEQVRLRGFRTYKKHVDWIMITYLIEVYIQKIENCKFSFKYTWNNL
- a CDS encoding ABC transporter ATP-binding protein, producing MEYILEVRGISKRFGNILANDNVNLDVKKGEVHAILGENGAGKSTLMNIIYGLYEPDFGEIYFEGQKLEVKGPHEAIEKGIGMVHQHFMLIPVFTVAENIVLGFEPKGFKFNVQEAEKKILEISKKYNLEIDPKAKVGDLSVGMQQRVEILKAFYKDARLLILDEPTAMLTPQETRELFKIINNLKAQGISILFISHKLDEVMEISDRVTVMRRGKTIKTLNTKETNEQELANLMVGREVKLVVEKNEPQLGETVLKVENLSVKLKSGIEKVKDVSFEIRKGEIFGIAGVDGNGQNELVEAIVGLIPSTGKIIFNGQEIQNLPTRKRYEKGIAYIPADRQQDGLVLNFTVAENIVLKRYYKKPYSNKGFLNYKAIISEADKLIHEFDVRPPDFRLFAKNLSGGNQQKVILAREFSSSPDLLIAVQPTRGMDVGAIEYIHRKLIELRDSGKAILLVSLELDEILNLSDRIAVMYSGRIMDILDSKTATKEDIGLLMTGKKKKEA
- a CDS encoding S-methyl-5'-thioadenosine phosphorylase, producing MIGIIGGSGFYSFLENVKEIEIETPYGKPSDKIAISKVEGKEVAFIPRHGKTHIYPPHKVPYRANIYALKELGVDKIISTTACGSLKKEIMPGDFVIVDQFVDRTWGREDTFSDIGNVKHTSMAHPYDKQMREVAINVLEELGYRFHKRGTCVVIQGPRFSTLAESRWYSKMGFDVIGMTQYPEVALANELGIKYINITLVTDYDAGLEDDPNIKPVSHEEVLRVFSANIEKLKTVIIEIIKRL